Below is a window of Micromonospora chersina DNA.
CACCCGCGCCAGCGTGCTCGACGTGCTCAACGAGGACTACGTCCGCACCGCCGAGGCGAAGGGCCTGCGCCACAAGACCATCCGGGGCCGGCACATCCTGCGGAACGCCCTGCTGCCGGTGGTCACCACCATCGGCCTCCAGACCGGCGCGCTGCTCTCCGGCGCGGTGCTCACCGAGCGGGTCTACAACTGGGGCGGCCTCGGCACGCTGATCTACAACTCGATCAGCGGCGGCCGCGACTATCCGGTGCTCCAGGCGCTGATCCTCCTGGCCGCGCTGGTCTTCGTGGTGGTCAACCTCCTGGTCGACCTCTCCTACGCCTTCATCGATCCGAGGGTGCGTGTGCGATGAGTGACCCGATCACCCGGCCCGTCGTGGGCACACCGCGCGAGAGCGTGGACCCCGCCGCCGTCGAGGAGAAGCGCGAGGGCACCCTCCCGCGCGGCATCGACCGGCTCGGCGAGCGCAAGCGCGCCCGGCTGGAGCAGCTCGCCCAGGCCACCGCCGACAAGGGCGGCGTGAGCCTGGTCCGGGACGCGTTCCGCCGGCTGCGCCGCAACCCGACGGCGATCGTCGGCGCGTCCATCGTGGCGCTGTTCATCCTGATCGCGATCTTCGCGCCGCTGCTCGCGCCGCACGACCCCGCGCAGCGCTTCGACGAGCTGACGAAGAACCTGACCGTGGACAGCATCCCCGGCGCCAGCAGCGAGTTCCCGCTCGGCTCCGACCCGCTCGGCCGGGACTTCCTGTCCCGCATGATCCACGGCAGCCGGCAGACGCTCTTCGTCGGCGTGCTCGCCACGCTGATCGGGTTGGCCCTGGGCGTGCTGATCGGCGCGATCGCCGGCGCCTTCGGCGGCTGGGTCGACAACATCCTGATGCGCTTCACCGACGTGATGCTGGCCCTGCCGGCCCTGCTGCTCGCCATCAGCCTGGTGGCCATGGCGAGCCGGTCCAGCCAGTGGACTGTCATCCTGGCGGTGGCCATCGTCAACGTGCCGATCTTCGCCCGGCTGCTGCGCGGTTCGATGCTCGCCCAACGGGAGAGCGACCACGTGCTGGCCGCCCGGGCGCTCGGTGTCAAGCAGGGCTCGATCGTGCTCCGGCACATGCTGCCCAACGCCATGACCGCCGTGATCGTGCAGGCCACGCTGACCCTCTCCACCGCGATCCTGGAGGCGGCGTCGCTGTCCTTCCTCGGTCTCGGCGACCCCGACATCAACCGCGCCGAGTGGGGCCTGATGCTCGGTGTGGACGGTCAGCGCTACTTCGAGGTCCGGCCGGAGCTGGCCTACTACCCGGCGGTCGCGATCATCGTGGTCGCGCTGGGCTTCACCCTGCTGGGTGAGGGCATGCGCGAGGCGATCGACCCGAAGAGCCGGCGGTGACGGCGATGCGGACCAAGGACCTGCACGGTGAGGAAGTGACCCGATGAGCCTGCTCGACGTACGCGATCTGAGCGTGGTGTTCCAGCGTCGCGGTGAGCGGCCGTTCACCGCGGTCGACAACGTCAGCTTCAGCGTGGAGCCGGGGCAGACCGTGGGCCTGGTCGGCGAGTCCGGCTGCGGCAAGAGCGTGACCAGCCTGGCGATCATGGGCCTGCTGCCCCGGCGGGGCAACAAGGTCACCGGTGAGGTCAACTTCGACGGCGCCGACCTGCTGAAGCTGCGCCCGGACGACATGCGGGACCGGCGCGGCCGGGACATCGGCATGATCTTCCAGGACCCGCTGTCCTCGCTGAACCCGGTCGTGCCGATCGGCACGCAGGTGGCCGAGGTGCTGGAGCGGCACCGCGGGATGGACCGCAAGGCGGCCATGAAGGAGGCCCGGGAGCTGCTCGACGCCGTTGGCATCCCGGACCCCACGCGGCGGCTCAAGGAGTATCCGCACCAGATCTCCGGCGGCATGCGGCAGCGCGCGCTGATCGCCATCGCGCTGGCCTGCAAGCCGCGGCTGCTGATCGCGGACGAGCCGACCACCGCCCTGGACGTGACCATCCAGGCGCAGATCCTCACCCTGCTCAAGCAGCTCGTCGACGAGACCGGCACCGCGCTCATCATGATCACGCACGACCTGGGCGTGGTGGCCGGCCTCTGCGACACGGTAAACGTGCTCTACGGCGGCAAGGTGGTCGAGCGGGCCGCCCGGCACGATCTCTTCGCCCGGCCGCGGCACCCGTACACGCACGGGCTGCTCAGCTCGGTGCCGCGGCTGGACTCGCCCCGGGGCGAGCGGCTGCACGCCATCCGTGGCTCGGTGGCCGACAACATCCCGTGGGTCGAGGGGTGCGCGTTCGCCCCCCGCTGCGACAACGTGGTGGACGCCTGCCTGGAGGGCACGCCCCCGCTCGAACCCACCGCGACCGGCGGCGACCTGCGCTGCAACAACCCTGTCTCCGAGGAGGTGGCGGTGCCGTGACCGAGTCGACCGAGCGGACCGGACCACTTGTCGAACTGCGCGACGTCAAGGTCCATTTCCCGATCAAGAGCGGTGTGCTCTTCGACCGCACCGTCGGCTACGTCTACGCCGTCGACGGCGTCTCGCTCTCCATCAACAAGGGCGAGACGTACGGGCTGGTGGGCGAGTCGGGGTGCGGCAAGTCCACCCTGGGCCGGGGCCTGCTGCGGCTGGTCGAGCCGACCGACGGTGAGATCGTCTTCGACGGCACCGACATCCGCGCGCTCAAGGGCGAGTCGATGCGCCGGATGCGCCGCCGCATCCAGATGATCTTCCAGGACCCGCTGTCCAGCCTCGACCCCCGCCAGTCGGTGGAGTCGCTGCTGGTCGAGGGGCTCAACGCGCACGGCCTGGCCAAGGACAAGGCGGCCACCGCCAAGCGGCTCCGGGAGGCGCTCGCCGCGGTCGGTCTGCCCGCGTCGGCGCTGAGCAAGTACCCGCACGAGTTCTCCGGCGGGCAGCGGCAGCGCATCGGCATCGCCCGGGCGCTGGTGCTCGACCCGGACCTGATCGTCGCCGACGAGCCGGTCTCCGCGCTCGACGTCTCGATCCAGGCCCAGGTGATCAACCTGCTGGAGGAACTCCAGAACGAGCACGGCCTGACGTACCTGATCATCGCCCACGACCTGGCGGTGGTCCGGCACATCGCCGACACGGTCGGGGTGATGTACCTCGGCGGACTGGTCGAGGAGGCGTCCAGCGACGACCTCTACCGGGAGCCGATGCACCCGTACACGAAGGCGCTCATGTCGGCCGTGCCGGTGCCGGACCCGCAGGTGGAGGACCGCCGGGAGCGGATCCTGCTCGCCGGCGACCTGCCCTCGCCGACGAACCCGCCGGCCGGCTGCCGGTTCCACACCCGCTGCCCGTGGGCCCAGCCGACCCGCTGCGCCGACGAGCGGCCGGCGCTGCGCGAGGTGCTCGGCGGGCACCGGGTGGCCTGCCACTACGCGGAGGACATCGCCGCCGGCCGGATCCGGCCGCACGAGGTGGAGCCGGAACTGGTCCGGCCGGACGACGGCGCGGCGCCGGGCGACACGGGCGAGCTGATCCCGACCCCGTGACGTGACGACGCGAGGCCCCTTCCCCAGCTCGGGGAAGGGGCCTCGTCGCATCCGGAGCGGGTCAGCCCTCGGGGCGGTTGAGCAGGGCCACCGCGACGGTGTGGACGGCGTCGAGCGCCGCCGGGTCGGCCAGCGGCACCCGGCCGCCGGTCACCGCGTACCACTCGTCGGCGTCCTTGTACTGCACCCGCAGGGTGACCTGGCCGTCGGCGTACTCGGTGCGCAGCGTCAGGTCGCCGGTCACCACGCCTTCCTCGTCGGTCATCACCCCGCCCGGGCCGGCGGTGATGTCGCTGGTCCGCTCCTGCGGCCCGGGTGCCGCCGGGGCGCCGGCGGGTGCGGGCGGGGTGGCGTCGGCGGACATCCCGGCCCCGGAGACGTCGGCGGGGGCGGCCGGCGTTCCGTCGGCAGTCATCCCGGCCGAGGTCGGGCCGGGCGCGGTCGTGCCGCCGGCCGCCGCGGCACCGCCGGCCGCCGCCGCGGCGTCCTCGCCGGTGGCGTCCGGCGTCCTCTCAGGTGCCGGTGTGCCACCGGCCCCGGTCACCGCTTGGTCGCCCATGTGCAGTCCTCCAACATGTCGGTGAGAGCGGCCTTCTCGGCACTGGTCACCGTGAGACGCCAGTAGTGCTTGACCGTCACCCAGTCCGCCGCGTACCGGCACCACACGGCCTTGTTCGGCGGCTTCCACTGGGACGGGTCCTGGTCACCCTTTGCCCGGTTCGAGCGCAGGGAAACCGCCACCAGCTGCGGCCGGGTCAGGTCGTTGGCGAAGTCGCCGCGCTTCGCGTCGTCCCACTCGTCGGCGCCGGAGCGCCAGGCGTTGGCCAGCGGCACGACGTGGTCGATGTCCACGTCGGCCGGATCGGTGAGGTCCAGCCCGTCGTACGGGCTCTCCCAGCGGCCGCCGACCACGTTGCAGCCGGAGAGCTTGATGCTCTCGCCGTCCCGTTGCAGCACGCTGTCCCGCACGTCGCAGTTCTTGCCGGTGTCCCGCCAGTGCGGGAAGCGGGTCCGGCTGTAGCCCTTCATCGACCCGGCGGCGGCGACCGTCAGCTCACCGAGCTGCTGGTCGACGTTGCCGGTGCTGCTGGGCGGTGTGTCCGGCTCGTCGACCGGAACGCAACCGGCCACGCCGAGGGCGAGCACCGCGGTGAGCGCGGCGGCCATCCCGGCACGGGCTCCTGATCTGGTACGCACAGACGACACCTCTCCAGCTTGCGTGCTCCGGGCGATCCCGCACAGTACCGGGGCGACGGTTTCTGTGATTCGTGGCGTCGGCAGTGGAGCGCCCGGCAGAGTGGTTACCCATGACCGCACCCGCCCCCGCGCTGCGCATCGGCTCCGCCGCCGGCCGCGGCACGCTGCTCGCCGCGATCCTCGCCTCGGGCATGGTCTTCCTGGACAGCACCGTGGTCAACGTGGCCCTGCCCCGGCTCGGCGCCGAGCTGGGCGCCACCGTCGCGGGTCTCCAGTGGACCGTCAACGGCTACCTGCTGATGCTGGCCGCCTTCGTGCTGCTGGGTGGCGCGCTCGGCGACCGGTTCGGGCGGCGGCGGGTCTTCCTGGTCGGGGTCGTGTGGTTCGCCGTGGCCTCGGTGCTCTGCGGGCTGGCCCAGGGGACCGGCTGGCTGGTCGCGGCCCGGTTCCTCCAGGGCGCCGGCGGTGCGCTGCTCACCCCCGGCTCGCTCTCCGTGCTCCAGGCCAGCTTCGACCCGGACGACCGGGCCCGGGCGATCGGCACCTGGTCCGGGCTCTCCGGGGTGTCCACTGCGCTCGGCCCGCTCCTCGGCGGCTGGCTGATCGACGCGCTCTCCTGGCGGTGGATCTTCTTCGTGAACCTGCCGCTGGCCGTGGGGGTGGTGCTCGCCGCGCTGCGCTGGGTGCCGGAGAGCCGGGACGAGGCGGCCTCGCGTACCGGGGCCGGCCGGCGGTTCGACGTGGCCGGGGCGCTGCTCGGCGCGCTCGGGCTCGGTGGCGTCACGTACGCCCTCATCGACGCCCCGGCGCGCGGCGCCGGCTCCCCGACGGTCCTGGTGGCGGCGGTGCTCGGCGTGCTCGGCGCGGTGGTCTTCGTGCTGGTCGAGCGGCGCCGCGGCGACGCCGCCATGCTGCCCACCGGGCTGTTCGGCAGCCGCCTCTTCTCGGTGCTCAACGTCTTCACCGTGGTGGTGTACGCGGCCCTCGGCGGGTTCACCTTCTTCCTCGCCGTCTACCTCCAGAACGTGGTCGGGTGGTCGGCGCTGCTCACCGGCCTGGCCACCGTGCCCATGACGCTGCTGCTGCTTGTCGGTTCCGCCCGTGCCGGGGCGCTCGCCGCCCGGATCGGCCCCCGGCTGCCGCTCACCGTCGGCCCGGTGGTCGCCGCGGCCGGCCTGCTGCTGCTGCGCCGGGTCGGCCCCGGGGCGTCGTACTGGACGGACGTGCTGCCCGGGGTGGTCCTGTTCGGCGCGGGGCTCACCCTGGTGGTCGCCCCGCTGACCGCGTCCGTGCTGGCCGCCGTCGCGGACCGGTTCGCCGGGGTGGCGAGCGGCTTCAACAACGCCGCCTCCCGGGCCGGCGGCCTGCTCGCGGTGGCGGCGCTGCCGCTGCTGGTCGGCCTCTCCGGCAGCGGGTACGAGCAGAAGACCGCGCTGGCCGACGCGTTCCGCGGGGCGATGCTCTGGTGCGCCGGCCTGCTGCTGGCCGGGGCGGTGCTGGCCGGGCTGCTGATCCACCGCCCGACGCGGACCGCACCCGGCGGCCAGCCCTGCCCCTCCCTGCCCGCCTCCACGCCACCGGACCGGCGGTGACCGCTGGCGCTGTTAGCGTCGGACCATGGGTGATCAGGAGAGTGGGACGCCGGCCCGGCTGCGGTACCGGCTGCTGACCGGGCCGGACGACGCCGACTTCTGCCGGCGGGTCAGCGACCTGCTGGCCGACGGCTACCGGCTGCACGGATCGCCGGCGGCGACCTTCGACGGGCAGCGGGTGATCGTGGCGCAGGCCGTCGTGCTCGACGACGGCAACCCGGTCGTCGTGCCGGTCTGACCGGGTGGTCGGGCCCCGGCGTGCAGGGCCCGACCACCCGTCGCTCAGCTCCGGGCGCGGTTGACCGCGCTGGTGACCGCCTTGATCGAGGCGGTCACGATGTTGGCGTCCACCCCGACGCCCCAGACGGTCCGGCCGTCGACCTCGCACTCCACGTACGCGGCGGCCTGCGCGTCCCCGCCGGAGGACAGCGCGTGCTCGTGGTAGTCGAGCACCCGTACGGCCACCCCCACCG
It encodes the following:
- a CDS encoding ABC transporter permease translates to MSDPITRPVVGTPRESVDPAAVEEKREGTLPRGIDRLGERKRARLEQLAQATADKGGVSLVRDAFRRLRRNPTAIVGASIVALFILIAIFAPLLAPHDPAQRFDELTKNLTVDSIPGASSEFPLGSDPLGRDFLSRMIHGSRQTLFVGVLATLIGLALGVLIGAIAGAFGGWVDNILMRFTDVMLALPALLLAISLVAMASRSSQWTVILAVAIVNVPIFARLLRGSMLAQRESDHVLAARALGVKQGSIVLRHMLPNAMTAVIVQATLTLSTAILEAASLSFLGLGDPDINRAEWGLMLGVDGQRYFEVRPELAYYPAVAIIVVALGFTLLGEGMREAIDPKSRR
- a CDS encoding HNH endonuclease family protein, which codes for MAAALTAVLALGVAGCVPVDEPDTPPSSTGNVDQQLGELTVAAAGSMKGYSRTRFPHWRDTGKNCDVRDSVLQRDGESIKLSGCNVVGGRWESPYDGLDLTDPADVDIDHVVPLANAWRSGADEWDDAKRGDFANDLTRPQLVAVSLRSNRAKGDQDPSQWKPPNKAVWCRYAADWVTVKHYWRLTVTSAEKAALTDMLEDCTWATKR
- a CDS encoding ABC transporter ATP-binding protein, producing the protein MSLLDVRDLSVVFQRRGERPFTAVDNVSFSVEPGQTVGLVGESGCGKSVTSLAIMGLLPRRGNKVTGEVNFDGADLLKLRPDDMRDRRGRDIGMIFQDPLSSLNPVVPIGTQVAEVLERHRGMDRKAAMKEARELLDAVGIPDPTRRLKEYPHQISGGMRQRALIAIALACKPRLLIADEPTTALDVTIQAQILTLLKQLVDETGTALIMITHDLGVVAGLCDTVNVLYGGKVVERAARHDLFARPRHPYTHGLLSSVPRLDSPRGERLHAIRGSVADNIPWVEGCAFAPRCDNVVDACLEGTPPLEPTATGGDLRCNNPVSEEVAVP
- a CDS encoding DUF1737 domain-containing protein; protein product: MGDQESGTPARLRYRLLTGPDDADFCRRVSDLLADGYRLHGSPAATFDGQRVIVAQAVVLDDGNPVVVPV
- a CDS encoding MFS transporter; this encodes MTAPAPALRIGSAAGRGTLLAAILASGMVFLDSTVVNVALPRLGAELGATVAGLQWTVNGYLLMLAAFVLLGGALGDRFGRRRVFLVGVVWFAVASVLCGLAQGTGWLVAARFLQGAGGALLTPGSLSVLQASFDPDDRARAIGTWSGLSGVSTALGPLLGGWLIDALSWRWIFFVNLPLAVGVVLAALRWVPESRDEAASRTGAGRRFDVAGALLGALGLGGVTYALIDAPARGAGSPTVLVAAVLGVLGAVVFVLVERRRGDAAMLPTGLFGSRLFSVLNVFTVVVYAALGGFTFFLAVYLQNVVGWSALLTGLATVPMTLLLLVGSARAGALAARIGPRLPLTVGPVVAAAGLLLLRRVGPGASYWTDVLPGVVLFGAGLTLVVAPLTASVLAAVADRFAGVASGFNNAASRAGGLLAVAALPLLVGLSGSGYEQKTALADAFRGAMLWCAGLLLAGAVLAGLLIHRPTRTAPGGQPCPSLPASTPPDRR
- a CDS encoding ABC transporter ATP-binding protein — translated: MTESTERTGPLVELRDVKVHFPIKSGVLFDRTVGYVYAVDGVSLSINKGETYGLVGESGCGKSTLGRGLLRLVEPTDGEIVFDGTDIRALKGESMRRMRRRIQMIFQDPLSSLDPRQSVESLLVEGLNAHGLAKDKAATAKRLREALAAVGLPASALSKYPHEFSGGQRQRIGIARALVLDPDLIVADEPVSALDVSIQAQVINLLEELQNEHGLTYLIIAHDLAVVRHIADTVGVMYLGGLVEEASSDDLYREPMHPYTKALMSAVPVPDPQVEDRRERILLAGDLPSPTNPPAGCRFHTRCPWAQPTRCADERPALREVLGGHRVACHYAEDIAAGRIRPHEVEPELVRPDDGAAPGDTGELIPTP